Sequence from the Syntrophorhabdus sp. genome:
CCGTAAGCGTCGTCAGCGCCGTTACCAGGTAGGGCCGTGCGGTAAAATGATAGAAGATGGTCCAGTTGAAGCTCTGGAGGTTGATGATCTTGATGAGGATGATGGCGAAGACGGTTCCGACAACGGTGCTCATGAGAAAACTTACGAGCCCGAGCCCCAGGCTTTCCGCGATGGTCATGCGGGCCACGTCGCCTGTCGAGAACCCCAGGGCACGGTAGATGCCGAACTCCTTCTGCCGTTCGACAAAAAGGGTCATCAATGCCCCGGCGATGCCGAAAAAGGCGACGATGACCGCCAGGATACGCATCGAGCGGGTAACAGCGAAGGTGCTGTCGAAGATATCGAGTATCCTTTTATGGAATTCCTCGCGGGTGGCGAAGGGAAGGCCAAGGGAGCGGGCCCTCAGTTTCACGTGATCGATGATCTTTGCGCGATCGGGATTGCCTTCGTCGATGAAGATGCCCAGACTGTTTATGGTCCTGTCACCAAAGAGCTTGAGATAGGTGGACCGGTCCATCATGATGACCCCGTGTTCCGAAGCGTAATCATAGAAGACGGCGCCTATGGATAGGCCCGCGGGGCCTTGAGCCGTCTCGATGGTGATCCGGTCACCCCTTTTGACGTTGAACCGCCGTGAGAAACTCTCGGAAATGATGGCCCCGCCCTGTTTAACCGGTTCCCAGTTCTCGTCCCCGCCCTCCAGCCAGCCGAACCGGTCGTATCGCTGAAGCACGGACGCGTCTATGGAGGTGATGGAGGCAGGTTTGCCCCTGAAGGTTATCGAGACGTTGCGAAAGACATCGATGCCGCCGATACCCGGTATCCTTTTCAGTTCTTCATAAAACTCTTCCGGAACGTTTACATCGGCCTTTGTGGAGACGTAGAGTTCGCCCCTGAGCTGGCTGTTCATCCACCACAGAAGGGATTGGCGAAAGCTGTCGATCATGGAGCCGAGGCCGATGGACATGGAAAGGGTGATCATGAAGGCGGCAACGGCAACGGAGGTCCTTCCCAGGTTCTCCCTGATGTTCCCGATGGCTATCTTGCCGGCGAGTCC
This genomic interval carries:
- a CDS encoding FtsX-like permease family protein — protein: EFFRMRGYVDRADLVVTDEDAFRGRWATGFTIESNTQKAQTLSALLGAFRLNLQALSLFALFVGVFLIYNTAMFAVVSRRRDAGILLAIGASRGQITAAFLVEVLLLGVAGGALGGVLGYLLNGFLVKIVGNTISTLYFFLKPSVLPWSFWNLAGGVFLGCAASIVGCLPSLLELRRVQPVEVMRGRIASRGASRRMKTIALSGLVCLAAALTLFGLSFLNVYIGFAGAFAFLLGASLFAGFVIILLVPAMKRLFSRAMGLAGKIAIGNIRENLGRTSVAVAAFMITLSMSIGLGSMIDSFRQSLLWWMNSQLRGELYVSTKADVNVPEEFYEELKRIPGIGGIDVFRNVSITFRGKPASITSIDASVLQRYDRFGWLEGGDENWEPVKQGGAIISESFSRRFNVKRGDRITIETAQGPAGLSIGAVFYDYASEHGVIMMDRSTYLKLFGDRTINSLGIFIDEGNPDRAKIIDHVKLRARSLGLPFATREEFHKRILDIFDSTFAVTRSMRILAVIVAFFGIAGALMTLFVERQKEFGIYRALGFSTGDVARMTIAESLGLGLVSFLMSTVVGTVFAIILIKIINLQSFNWTIFYHFTARPYLVTALTTLT